The Euzebya rosea genome segment TCCTGCAGATCCGGCTGCCGCGGGTGCTGCTCGGCCTCGTCGTCGGCGCGGGGCTCGGCACCGCCGGTGCGCTGCTGCAGGGCATGTTCGGCAACCCGCTGGCCGAGCCGAGCATCATCGGCGTGTCGGCCGGATCGGCCGTCGGTGGGGTCTTCGCCATCGCGCTGGGGGCCACCGCGGCCGGCCCGTGGGTCCTGCCCGCCGCGGCGTTCGCCGGCGGGCTGGTGACCACGTTGGTGGTCTACGCGGGCGCGCGGTCCGGCGGCCGGACCGAGACGGTGACCCTCGTCCTGACGGGTATCGCCGTCAACGCGATCGCCGGTGCCCTCATCGGCCTGGCGATGTTCATCTCCGACGACGCGGAGATCCGGTCCATCACCTTCTGGTCCCTCGGCAGCGTGGCCTCGGCGTCCTGGCGCAGCCTGCTGATCGCCGGACCGCTGGTGCTGGGCGGCCTGGTCGTGGCCGGCCGCTTCGCCCGGCCGCTGGACCTGCTGGGCCTCGGGGAGGGACCTGCCGGCCACCTCGGCGTCGACGTCGGCCGCCTGCGGCTGCAGCTGATCACCGTCGTTGCCGTGCTGACCGCCGCGGGGGTGGCCGTCTCCGGGATCA includes the following:
- a CDS encoding FecCD family ABC transporter permease codes for the protein MTAATPTAVEATARRLPRPRRQLSGPMLLTVLGLLCVAVAVAAIAAGAFEVGVGDVVRILADPFTGAAADVDPIARDVVLQIRLPRVLLGLVVGAGLGTAGALLQGMFGNPLAEPSIIGVSAGSAVGGVFAIALGATAAGPWVLPAAAFAGGLVTTLVVYAGARSGGRTETVTLVLTGIAVNAIAGALIGLAMFISDDAEIRSITFWSLGSVASASWRSLLIAGPLVLGGLVVAGRFARPLDLLGLGEGPAGHLGVDVGRLRLQLITVVAVLTAAGVAVSGIIAFVGLVVPHLVRLLAGPAHRTVLPASALGGAVVLTAGDMLARTIAAPAEIPLGVLTALLGAPVFLVLLRRTRRQQGGWA